Proteins encoded in a region of the Hyphomicrobiales bacterium genome:
- the tyrS gene encoding tyrosine--tRNA ligase encodes MASYQSEFLSVLEERGFIHQCSDADGLDALLAKETTTAYVGFDCTADSLHVGNLISIMMLHWFQATGHKPIALMGGGTTRVGDPSGKDESRQLLTPEIIESNKQGIKQAFDQLLTFGDEPKDAIMADNTDWLLDLKYIDFLRDVGRHLSVNQMLQRDSVKMRLDREQHLSFLEFNYMCLQAYDFVELNKRYDCRLQMGGSDQWGNIVSGVDLGRRIAGAELYALTTPLLTTSSGAKMGKTADGAIWLNKNRLSAYDYWQFWRNTEDADVERFLMRFTLLPMSEIKRLSALQGAEINEAKKILAFEATRIMRGQEAAKLAQETAEKTFEQGAIATNLPTIEVASSELDEGLGMLGLYVQSGLCSSNSDARRQVKGGAVRINDVATKDEGRAITSADMKDGVIKLSLGKKRHVLVKPV; translated from the coding sequence ATGGCCTCTTATCAATCAGAATTTCTCAGCGTTCTAGAAGAACGTGGATTCATTCATCAATGCTCGGATGCAGACGGCCTAGACGCCCTGCTCGCTAAAGAGACCACAACCGCCTATGTGGGATTTGATTGTACGGCAGACAGTCTTCATGTGGGCAATCTTATTTCTATCATGATGCTGCATTGGTTTCAGGCCACAGGTCACAAACCCATCGCGCTCATGGGCGGCGGCACCACGCGGGTGGGTGATCCATCCGGCAAAGATGAATCGCGCCAGCTTTTGACGCCGGAAATCATTGAATCAAACAAACAGGGCATCAAGCAGGCTTTCGATCAGCTTCTTACTTTTGGCGATGAGCCAAAAGATGCGATTATGGCCGACAACACTGATTGGTTGCTTGATCTTAAATACATAGATTTTCTGCGTGATGTGGGACGCCATCTCTCCGTCAATCAAATGCTACAACGCGACAGCGTAAAAATGCGTCTCGATCGCGAGCAACACCTCTCTTTCCTCGAATTCAACTATATGTGCCTTCAGGCCTATGACTTTGTTGAGCTGAACAAACGCTATGATTGCCGCCTACAAATGGGTGGTTCTGACCAATGGGGCAATATTGTCTCTGGCGTTGATCTAGGTCGTCGTATCGCAGGCGCAGAACTCTATGCCCTCACCACACCGCTACTCACCACATCATCCGGCGCCAAAATGGGTAAGACAGCCGATGGCGCCATTTGGCTCAATAAAAACCGTCTCTCCGCCTATGATTACTGGCAGTTCTGGCGCAACACAGAAGACGCAGACGTGGAACGCTTCCTCATGCGCTTTACACTGTTACCTATGAGCGAGATCAAACGCCTTAGTGCACTTCAAGGTGCTGAAATTAATGAAGCGAAAAAGATACTCGCCTTTGAAGCGACCCGCATTATGCGCGGGCAAGAGGCAGCAAAACTCGCACAAGAAACAGCAGAAAAAACATTTGAACAAGGGGCAATTGCCACTAATTTACCAACGATTGAAGTGGCAAGTAGCGAGCTTGATGAAGGCCTTGGAATGCTGGGGCTTTATGTACAATCAGGACTTTGCAGTTCCAATAGCGATGCGCGCCGACAAGTCAAAGGCGGCGCAGTGCGCATCAATGATGTGGCCACTAAAGACGAAGGCCGCGCCATCACAAGCGCAGACATGAAAGACGGCGTCATTAAGCTATCTCTGGGCAAGAAAAGGCATGTGTTAGTCAAGCCGGTTTAA
- the sufB gene encoding Fe-S cluster assembly protein SufB — protein sequence MPAVQETIDQVKEIDVDQYKYGFVTDVESEKAPIGLSENIVRYISAQNKEPEWMLEWRLDAYKRWLTMVEPEWARVDYPKIDFDDIYYYSRPKSTEGPKTLDDVDPELLETYKKLGIPLGEQEILAGVQERRVAVDAVFDSVSVVTTFQEELKAKGVIFMPISEAVHEHPELVKKYLGSVVPVTDNFYATLNSAVFSDGSFVYIPKGTRCPMELSTYFRINEQNTGQFERTLIICEEGGYVSYLEGCTAPQRDENQLHAAVVELVTMDDAEIKYSTVQNWYPGDKDGKGGIYNFVTKRGDCRGKNSKISWTQVETGSAITWKYPSCILRGDGSQGEFYSIAVSNGRQQVDSGTKMIHLGKNTTSRIISKGISAGNSQNTYRGQVSAHRKAENARNFTQCDSLLIGDQCGAHTVPYIEAKNSSAQFEHEATTSKISEDQLFYCMQRGVDEEEATALIVNGFVRDVIQELPMEFAVEAQKLISISLEGSVG from the coding sequence ATGCCAGCGGTTCAAGAAACCATCGATCAGGTCAAAGAAATAGACGTTGATCAGTATAAATATGGGTTTGTGACAGATGTTGAGAGCGAAAAGGCTCCAATTGGTCTGAGCGAAAATATTGTTCGCTATATTTCCGCACAAAACAAAGAGCCAGAATGGATGCTGGAATGGCGCCTTGATGCTTATAAGCGCTGGTTGACAATGGTTGAGCCGGAATGGGCGCGGGTTGATTATCCGAAGATCGACTTTGACGATATTTATTATTACTCCCGTCCAAAATCGACAGAAGGCCCGAAAACGCTCGATGATGTCGATCCGGAATTGCTGGAGACATATAAAAAGCTTGGTATTCCACTGGGTGAACAAGAAATTCTAGCCGGTGTGCAAGAGCGTCGTGTCGCTGTTGATGCGGTTTTTGATTCAGTGTCTGTGGTAACAACTTTTCAAGAAGAGCTGAAAGCGAAGGGCGTGATCTTCATGCCAATCTCAGAGGCTGTTCATGAACATCCTGAGCTTGTTAAAAAATATCTCGGTTCTGTGGTGCCAGTGACAGACAACTTTTACGCAACGCTTAATTCGGCAGTCTTCTCTGACGGGTCTTTTGTCTATATTCCAAAGGGCACACGCTGCCCGATGGAGCTATCCACTTATTTCCGTATCAATGAACAAAATACAGGCCAGTTCGAGCGCACGCTCATCATCTGCGAAGAGGGTGGCTATGTGTCTTACCTTGAGGGCTGTACAGCGCCGCAGCGCGATGAAAACCAGCTTCACGCGGCGGTGGTTGAGCTTGTCACTATGGATGACGCGGAGATTAAATATTCTACGGTTCAAAACTGGTATCCGGGCGATAAAGACGGCAAGGGCGGAATTTATAACTTCGTGACCAAGCGTGGCGATTGCCGTGGCAAGAACTCGAAAATCTCATGGACACAAGTTGAAACCGGTTCCGCGATTACGTGGAAATACCCAAGCTGCATTTTGCGCGGCGATGGGTCACAGGGCGAGTTTTACTCAATCGCTGTGTCCAATGGCCGCCAGCAGGTGGATAGCGGCACGAAGATGATCCATCTGGGTAAAAATACAACAAGCCGCATTATCTCTAAAGGTATTTCGGCGGGTAACAGCCAAAACACTTATCGCGGTCAGGTATCGGCCCACCGTAAGGCAGAAAATGCGCGTAATTTCACACAGTGTGATTCACTGTTGATCGGTGATCAATGCGGCGCGCATACGGTTCCTTATATTGAGGCGAAAAACTCCTCTGCTCAATTTGAGCATGAGGCGACGACATCGAAAATTTCGGAAGATCAATTGTTTTACTGCATGCAGCGTGGCGTCGACGAAGAAGAGGCAACAGCGCTCATCGTCAACGGCTTTGTGCGTGATGTAATCCAAGAACTGCCAATGGAATTTGCGGTTGAAGCACAAAAGCTGATTTCGATTAGCTTGGAAGGCTCAGTCGGGTAA
- a CDS encoding anhydro-N-acetylmuramic acid kinase, giving the protein MAKQIIGTMSGTSMDGIDAAFLSTDGINVVKMGASHFQAYSKAERSMIVAAIEACKGAEGCAAQAVIEAETMITNAHAKAIKTLIDEVDLSAGDIALVGFHGHTILHAPHKGTTVQIGDGEGLANQLGIPVSYDFRSNDVAAGGQGAPLVPVFHKTLLGNAKAELPAAIVNIGGVANVTIVTSDGLIAFDTGPGNAMIDDWMKSRTSKTYDQWGRIAGEGRVNEIIVGQWLENSYFSTQPPKSLDRNAFDMMAIDRASLADGTATLTAFTARSIAQALAPYDLKTLYVSGGGAHNRTMMRMLKEASGLEPLMMDALGFDGDFLEAQAFAYLAARVEADLPLTYPTTTGVKEPTKGGKIARPT; this is encoded by the coding sequence ATGGCAAAGCAGATAATCGGCACTATGAGTGGCACATCCATGGATGGCATCGACGCGGCTTTTTTAAGCACGGATGGAATAAATGTCGTCAAGATGGGTGCGTCTCATTTTCAGGCCTACTCAAAGGCTGAACGCTCTATGATTGTTGCTGCTATTGAAGCTTGCAAAGGTGCTGAAGGTTGCGCTGCGCAGGCTGTTATTGAAGCTGAAACGATGATTACGAATGCTCATGCTAAAGCCATCAAAACACTGATTGATGAGGTTGACCTGAGCGCTGGTGATATTGCTCTTGTAGGCTTTCACGGCCATACAATTCTCCATGCTCCGCATAAAGGCACCACGGTGCAAATCGGCGATGGCGAGGGGCTTGCTAATCAATTGGGCATTCCGGTTTCCTATGATTTTAGATCAAATGACGTGGCTGCTGGTGGCCAAGGTGCACCGCTTGTGCCTGTTTTTCACAAAACCTTATTAGGAAATGCCAAGGCTGAATTGCCTGCGGCTATCGTCAATATTGGCGGGGTTGCTAATGTAACTATTGTGACAAGTGATGGCTTGATCGCCTTTGACACGGGGCCAGGCAATGCGATGATTGATGACTGGATGAAAAGCCGGACGTCAAAAACCTATGACCAATGGGGGCGTATTGCGGGCGAAGGGCGTGTGAATGAAATCATTGTTGGCCAATGGTTGGAGAATTCATATTTTAGCACTCAACCACCCAAGTCACTGGATCGGAATGCTTTTGACATGATGGCAATTGATCGAGCGTCGCTTGCGGATGGCACGGCAACTTTGACGGCATTTACTGCCCGTTCCATTGCCCAAGCTCTCGCGCCTTATGACTTGAAGACACTGTATGTTTCTGGCGGTGGTGCTCATAACCGCACGATGATGCGTATGCTGAAAGAGGCGAGCGGCCTTGAGCCTTTGATGATGGATGCTCTCGGCTTTGATGGTGATTTTCTTGAAGCCCAAGCCTTTGCTTATCTGGCCGCACGAGTTGAGGCAGACTTGCCGTTGACCTATCCCACGACGACCGGTGTTAAAGAGCCAACAAAGGGCGGCAAAATAGCGCGCCCTACATGA
- a CDS encoding alpha/beta hydrolase, protein MPEIIFNGPAGRLEARYQPSKEKNAPLALLLHPHPRFGGNMNNKIIYELFYMYVDRGFAALRFNFRGVGRSQGHFDHGAGELSDAAAALDWAQTIHPDARGVWITGFSFGAWIGMQLLMRRPEVESFISIAPPTNLHDFSFLAPCPSDGLIIHGDHDKVVPMKDTQALIDKLATQKGIVIDHTVLPGANHFFEDHMDELIDNCTNYVDSKLGLAERIEMLPPPPIPPLEGFDDEMG, encoded by the coding sequence ATGCCAGAAATTATTTTTAACGGTCCCGCCGGTCGACTCGAAGCTCGTTACCAGCCTTCTAAAGAGAAAAATGCCCCGCTCGCGCTGCTGCTTCATCCGCATCCGCGCTTTGGTGGCAACATGAACAACAAGATCATTTATGAGTTGTTCTATATGTATGTAGATCGTGGCTTTGCCGCTTTGCGCTTTAATTTTCGCGGTGTTGGTCGCTCACAAGGTCATTTCGATCATGGTGCCGGCGAATTATCCGATGCGGCAGCAGCCCTTGACTGGGCACAAACCATACACCCCGACGCGCGCGGTGTATGGATTACAGGCTTTTCTTTTGGCGCATGGATCGGAATGCAGCTTCTAATGCGCCGTCCTGAGGTGGAAAGTTTCATCTCCATCGCACCACCAACTAATCTGCATGATTTCTCGTTTCTCGCACCCTGCCCGTCAGATGGTCTCATCATTCATGGTGACCACGACAAAGTAGTGCCAATGAAAGACACACAGGCACTGATCGACAAACTAGCTACTCAAAAAGGTATAGTCATCGATCATACGGTCCTGCCTGGTGCAAACCATTTCTTTGAAGATCACATGGATGAGCTGATCGACAATTGTACAAATTATGTCGATTCTAAACTTGGTCTTGCAGAACGCATTGAAATGCTGCCGCCACCGCCGATTCCACCTCTTGAAGGTTTTGACGACGAAATGGGCTAA
- a CDS encoding cysteine desulfurase family protein → MRIYLDHNATSPLRPAAREVMLAHMDEPLNPSSVHGEGRAGRKVIEIAREQVAELVGGDPKAVTFTGGGTEANNTVLSPQVQFGSTKRTFDALLVSAVEHPCVLAGGRFSREALHLLPVDQKGVVDLAALETTLKQHEAPFVSVMFANNETGVLQPIDEIAGLVHAHDGFLHVDAVQAAGKVLIDIYELDVDAMTLSAHKIGGPQGVGAIVRLSAGTGVPSLLSGGGQELGYRGGTENVAGIAGFGAAAHEALSGMNGDQRLQEALESGLKALSNDIIIFGDGVARLPNTTCFSLPDKRAETAVIFYDMAGIAISSGSACSSGKVGASHVLKAMGVDDERAAGAIRVSTGWNTRETDIASFLNATQKLLSA, encoded by the coding sequence ATGCGCATTTATCTTGATCATAACGCAACATCGCCTCTTCGTCCCGCTGCGCGTGAGGTAATGCTTGCCCATATGGATGAGCCGCTTAATCCTTCATCTGTTCACGGTGAGGGGCGAGCAGGTCGCAAGGTGATCGAAATAGCACGCGAGCAAGTGGCTGAGCTTGTGGGTGGTGATCCTAAAGCCGTTACTTTTACTGGTGGCGGGACCGAAGCCAATAATACGGTGCTCTCCCCACAAGTGCAATTTGGCTCGACAAAGCGCACATTTGACGCGTTGCTGGTCTCTGCGGTTGAACATCCTTGTGTTTTGGCTGGTGGGAGATTTAGCCGTGAGGCGTTGCACCTTTTACCTGTCGATCAAAAGGGTGTGGTTGATTTGGCAGCTCTTGAAACGACCCTCAAGCAGCATGAAGCCCCTTTTGTGAGCGTGATGTTTGCTAATAATGAGACGGGTGTTCTTCAGCCAATAGATGAAATTGCAGGCCTTGTTCATGCGCATGATGGCTTTTTGCACGTTGATGCGGTTCAAGCGGCGGGTAAGGTTTTGATTGACATTTATGAACTGGATGTTGATGCGATGACCTTGTCAGCTCACAAAATTGGCGGTCCTCAAGGGGTTGGCGCGATTGTGCGATTGAGTGCAGGAACTGGGGTTCCTTCTCTTTTGAGTGGCGGCGGGCAAGAGCTTGGCTATCGCGGAGGCACCGAAAATGTTGCAGGTATTGCGGGTTTTGGCGCGGCTGCGCATGAGGCTTTGAGCGGAATGAATGGAGATCAAAGGCTGCAGGAGGCACTAGAATCAGGGCTCAAAGCTCTCTCCAATGATATTATCATCTTTGGGGATGGCGTAGCGCGATTGCCTAACACAACCTGCTTTTCATTGCCTGACAAGCGAGCAGAAACAGCCGTGATTTTTTATGATATGGCTGGTATTGCAATTTCTAGCGGCTCGGCCTGTTCATCTGGCAAGGTTGGTGCTTCTCATGTTTTGAAGGCGATGGGGGTGGATGATGAGCGAGCGGCTGGTGCTATTCGTGTCTCAACCGGTTGGAATACCAGAGAGACGGATATTGCATCTTTTCTCAATGCGACGCAAAAGCTACTGAGCGCATGA